A stretch of the Amycolatopsis sp. BJA-103 genome encodes the following:
- a CDS encoding ABC transporter ATP-binding protein: MEVMLRFGASPKSDDDPDPWSNRVRPGTVRRVLTYFRPHVGKVSIFVLIAAMEAFVVIATPLLMKELIDGGILKNDFGVVILMAVLTAGLAIAGALLSLLSAYVSAKIGEGVTYDLRVQALDHVRQLPIAFFTRTQTGVLVGRLHTELIMAQQAFGHLLMAATSVVTVVLVLAELFYLSWLVAVVTLVLVPLFVLPWIWVGRIIQRRTGTLMETNAGLGGLLHERFNVQGAMLSKLFGRPDEEMADYRVRAGKIRKIGVSISIWARMSFAMMALMASVATAVVYGVGGGLVIEGAFQLGTLIAIATLLGRLFGPITQLSGLQETAQTVVVSFSRIFELLDLKPLIQERPDAVALKKDEAPDIEFDDVVFRYPTADEVSLASLEHLRTKREQGEVAADVLRGISFHAQAGTLTALVGPSGAGKSTITHLVSRLYDPNSGAVRLDGKDLRDLGFDSIRGTVGVVSQDAYLFHDTIRENLLYARPTATEEELIEACKGAQIWDLIESLPRGFETVTGDRGYRMSGGEKQRLAIARLLLKAPTVVVLDEATAHLDSESEAAVQRALKTALRSRTSLVIAHRLSTIREADQILVIDGGAVRERGTHDELLAAGGLYSELYHTQFARPENNAPKPEPEEEEFEPEPVDTVVYGG; this comes from the coding sequence ATGGAAGTAATGTTGCGCTTCGGGGCGTCGCCCAAGAGCGATGACGACCCCGATCCCTGGTCGAACCGGGTCCGTCCGGGGACGGTGCGCAGGGTTCTCACCTATTTCCGCCCGCACGTCGGCAAGGTGTCGATCTTCGTTCTCATCGCCGCGATGGAGGCGTTCGTCGTCATCGCGACTCCTTTGCTGATGAAGGAGCTCATCGACGGCGGCATCCTCAAGAACGACTTCGGGGTCGTGATCCTGATGGCCGTCCTGACCGCCGGGCTGGCGATCGCGGGCGCGCTGTTGTCGCTGTTGTCGGCCTACGTCTCCGCGAAGATCGGGGAAGGCGTCACCTACGACCTCCGGGTGCAGGCGCTCGATCACGTCCGGCAACTGCCGATCGCGTTCTTCACCCGCACCCAGACCGGTGTGCTGGTCGGCAGGCTGCACACCGAACTGATCATGGCGCAGCAGGCGTTCGGGCATCTGCTGATGGCGGCCACCAGTGTGGTCACGGTCGTGCTGGTGCTGGCCGAACTGTTCTACCTGTCCTGGCTCGTCGCCGTCGTCACGCTGGTGCTGGTCCCGCTGTTCGTCCTGCCCTGGATCTGGGTGGGGCGGATCATCCAGCGGCGCACCGGAACGCTGATGGAGACGAACGCAGGCCTCGGCGGACTCCTCCACGAGCGGTTCAACGTCCAGGGCGCGATGCTCTCGAAGCTCTTCGGCCGCCCGGACGAGGAGATGGCCGACTACCGCGTCCGCGCCGGGAAGATCCGCAAGATCGGCGTGAGCATTTCCATCTGGGCCCGGATGTCCTTCGCCATGATGGCGCTGATGGCCTCGGTCGCCACGGCGGTCGTCTACGGGGTCGGCGGCGGGCTCGTGATCGAAGGGGCGTTCCAGCTCGGCACGCTCATCGCCATCGCCACCCTGCTCGGGCGGCTGTTCGGGCCGATCACCCAGCTGTCCGGGCTGCAGGAGACCGCGCAGACCGTCGTGGTGAGCTTCTCCCGGATCTTCGAGCTGCTCGATCTGAAGCCGCTGATCCAGGAACGCCCCGACGCCGTCGCGCTCAAGAAGGACGAGGCGCCGGACATCGAGTTCGACGACGTCGTGTTCCGGTACCCCACCGCGGACGAGGTTTCGCTGGCCTCGCTCGAACACCTGCGGACCAAGCGGGAACAGGGCGAAGTGGCGGCGGATGTCCTGCGCGGCATCAGCTTCCACGCGCAGGCCGGAACCCTCACCGCGCTCGTCGGCCCGTCCGGCGCGGGGAAGAGCACCATCACGCACCTGGTCTCGCGGCTGTACGACCCGAATTCGGGAGCCGTCCGCCTCGACGGGAAGGACCTGCGGGACCTCGGCTTCGACTCGATCCGCGGCACGGTCGGCGTGGTCAGCCAGGACGCGTACCTCTTCCACGACACGATCCGGGAGAACCTGCTCTACGCCCGCCCGACGGCCACCGAGGAAGAGCTGATCGAGGCTTGCAAGGGCGCCCAGATCTGGGACCTGATCGAGTCCCTCCCGCGCGGGTTCGAGACCGTCACGGGTGATCGCGGCTACCGGATGTCGGGTGGCGAGAAGCAACGGCTGGCCATCGCGCGGCTGCTGCTGAAGGCGCCCACGGTCGTCGTGCTCGACGAGGCCACCGCGCATCTGGACTCCGAGTCGGAGGCCGCGGTCCAGCGGGCACTCAAGACCGCTCTGCGCAGCCGGACTTCGCTGGTGATCGCCCACCGGCTCTCCACGATCCGCGAAGCCGACCAGATCCTCGTGATCGACGGCGGAGCGGTCCGCGAACGCGGGACGCACGACGAGTTGCTGGCCGCGGGCGGTCTCTATTCGGAGCTCTATCACACGCAGTTCGCCCGGCCGGAGAACAACGCGCCCAAGCCGGAACCCGAAGAAGAAGAGTTCGAGCCCGAGCCGGTGGACACCGTGGTCTACGGAGGTTGA
- a CDS encoding non-ribosomal peptide synthetase, protein MSSAAQASPTVLDLFARRAGRTPGAVAVSDGERVLTYRELDDLAGRLAGRLTGRGVRRGARVAVMLDRSADLLVALLAVWKAGAAYVPVDAAYPAPRVAFMVADSDVSLMVCSAATRDAVPEGIESIVVADEEPGDEPPAVAARPEDLAYVMYTSGSTGTPKGVAVPHRSVADLVGNPGWAMEPGDAVLMHAPHSFDASLCEIWVPLVSGARVVIAEPGPVDARRLREAVAAGVTRAHLTAGSFRAVAEESPESFAGLVEILTGGDLVPAHAVERVRDAAPAARIRHLYGPTETTLCATWHVLEPGDALGSVLPIGHPLPGRKAHVLDASLRPVEPEMIGDLYLSGDGLADGYLDRTGLTAERFVADPFSPGKRMYRTGDLAQWTTDGELLFAGRVDDQVKIRGFRIEPGEIEAALTAQADVHEAVVVAIDGRLIGYAVSDVAPALLRERLEAVLPEYMVPAVVITLDTLPLTGNGKVDRAALPAPDFTATAGGREPATETERVLCGLFAEVLGMERAGVDDGFFELGGDSILAVRVAARAAKAGLLVTPSDIFGEQTPARLAAVARAVPAEELADGPLIDLTAEDAAELAIAVPDAVEVWPLAPLQAGLLFQTTLDDQGPDIYQTQWIVELTGPLDVVRLRAVWESVFARHDELRLTFHRLASGKAVQAVAGHIVLPWREVDLTDTSDIDEAVKALSAEEQRERFDLAKAPLFRLVLIRVAQDRHRLLVVNHHILTDGWSVAVILNEVSEAYTSGGHFPDRTGAASYRDYLAWLDRQDKEAARAAWQAELSDIDVPALVAKSDTGTGYDYRVTHLSPELHTRLTGFARDHGLTLNTVVQGAWALVLARLARRTDVVFGTTVACRPAELPGVESMPGLMMNTIPVRVSLDGGQPVVDLLTELQRRQVALMPHQHLGLTEIQKTAGPGAMFDTLLVFENYPRDFADQFTYLGTVEGTHYPVTVGVIPGERFRIQLAYWRGQIDEAVADALLDWFVGALGSVADVPSGLVGRADMGEIPLPPWKPALVAGEPLPSLIGRMAAERPDAVAVADGAGDLTYAELWDRAEKFGAFLRARGVERERRVGLVVGRSAWWLIGMLGVSLAGGVFVPVDPAYPAERVKLIFGSADPMLVVCQGKTRDAVPEEFSDRIVVLDELDLAGAPDAVLPRVGMRDAAYVIYTSGSTGTPKGVVVTYSGLGNLALAHIERLAVKPSSRVLQFAALGFDTIVSEVMMALLSGATLVMPPDEDLPPHASLTDTLERWDITHVKAPPSVLATVDAVPDRLETVTAAGELCPPGLVDRLSAGRRMINAYGPTETTICATVSFPLAPGGEVIPFGGPIAGVRGYLLDAFLRPLPHGITGELYLAGIGVARGYLGRSALTSERFVADPFVPGERMYRTGDLAYWTDDGELVSAGRADDQVKIRGFRVEPREIEFALSSRPEVTQATVTVREGRLVAYVSPGDVDPEALRKELAARMPAYMVPAAVMALDVLPLTPHGKIDRKALPEPDFSSKTVGREPSTETERVLCGVFAEVLGLARVGVEDSFFELGGDSISSMQVASRARRDGISLTPRQVFEHRTPERLAQLVAETPVPQEDRPAIEDGTGEVVLTPVMRLFGDGVAGAKFAQWVVLGAPADLTEETLAAGLAAVLDTHDMLRARVVDGRRLVVGERGSVAASGVVARVVAEGGSLDEVAADAAREAVGRLDPVAGVMVQAVWLDAGPERVGRLVVVAHHLVVDGVSWRVLASDLRAACEAVAAGRKPSLEPVGVSFRRWAGLLEEWAVSAERVAELPVWQAILGQERQPERAPAGTVRSRSWVVPSDETSVLVGRAPVVFHCGVHEVLLAGLAGAVARWRAADTVLVDVEGHGRHPVEGMDLSRTVGWFTSSHPVRLEVAGIDLDGVLAGDVAAGTLLKVVKEQSRAVPGDGLGHGLLRYLNRETEPVLAASPSARIGFNYLGRFVAGDESDVRAWQQAGEIGGSMDPGTRLPHGLDVNAIVQDLPDGPELILMLEWSDDSFDEAAIERLVQELLAVLSGLASQADDPAAGGHTASDFGLLELDQDEIEGFEALAAELSEGRAS, encoded by the coding sequence ATGAGTTCCGCAGCGCAGGCCAGTCCGACGGTGCTGGATCTTTTCGCCCGGCGAGCGGGCCGGACACCCGGCGCGGTGGCCGTGTCCGACGGGGAACGGGTTCTGACGTACCGGGAACTCGACGACCTCGCGGGCAGGCTGGCCGGCCGGTTGACCGGCCGGGGCGTCCGCCGTGGCGCCCGGGTCGCGGTCATGCTGGACCGGTCGGCGGACCTGCTGGTGGCGCTGCTGGCCGTCTGGAAGGCGGGAGCGGCGTACGTCCCGGTGGACGCCGCCTATCCCGCGCCGCGGGTCGCCTTCATGGTGGCGGACTCGGACGTCTCCCTGATGGTGTGTTCGGCCGCGACGCGCGATGCGGTCCCGGAAGGGATCGAGTCGATCGTCGTCGCGGACGAGGAACCGGGCGACGAGCCCCCCGCTGTCGCGGCGCGCCCGGAGGATCTGGCGTACGTGATGTACACGTCCGGCTCGACGGGCACCCCGAAGGGCGTGGCCGTCCCGCACCGGAGCGTGGCGGACCTGGTGGGGAATCCCGGCTGGGCGATGGAACCCGGCGACGCGGTCCTCATGCACGCGCCGCATTCCTTCGACGCGTCCCTGTGCGAGATCTGGGTGCCGCTGGTCTCGGGCGCCCGGGTGGTGATCGCCGAGCCCGGGCCGGTGGACGCCCGGCGCCTGCGGGAGGCTGTCGCGGCCGGGGTGACGAGGGCGCATCTGACCGCGGGCAGTTTCCGCGCGGTGGCCGAGGAATCGCCGGAATCGTTCGCGGGACTCGTCGAGATCCTGACCGGCGGTGACCTGGTGCCCGCGCACGCGGTGGAGCGGGTGCGCGACGCCGCGCCGGCAGCGCGGATCCGGCACCTCTACGGCCCGACGGAAACGACGCTGTGCGCCACGTGGCACGTGCTCGAACCGGGGGACGCGCTGGGCTCGGTGCTGCCGATCGGCCATCCTCTTCCCGGCCGGAAGGCGCACGTGCTCGACGCGTCGCTGCGCCCGGTGGAGCCGGAGATGATCGGCGATCTGTACCTCTCCGGCGACGGTCTCGCCGACGGCTACCTCGACCGGACGGGGCTGACGGCGGAGCGGTTCGTGGCGGACCCGTTCTCGCCGGGCAAGAGGATGTACCGGACCGGGGACCTCGCCCAGTGGACGACCGACGGCGAGCTGCTGTTCGCGGGCCGGGTCGACGACCAGGTGAAGATCCGCGGTTTCCGGATCGAGCCCGGTGAGATCGAGGCCGCGCTGACCGCCCAGGCGGACGTCCACGAGGCCGTGGTGGTGGCGATCGACGGGCGGCTCATCGGTTACGCGGTGTCGGACGTGGCTCCCGCTCTCCTGCGCGAGCGTCTCGAGGCCGTGCTGCCCGAGTACATGGTCCCGGCCGTGGTGATCACGCTGGACACGCTGCCGCTGACCGGCAACGGCAAGGTGGACCGGGCGGCGTTGCCCGCGCCCGATTTCACGGCGACGGCGGGCGGCCGCGAACCGGCCACCGAGACCGAACGTGTCCTTTGTGGACTGTTTGCCGAAGTGCTCGGCATGGAGCGGGCCGGTGTCGACGACGGTTTCTTCGAGCTGGGCGGGGATTCGATCCTCGCGGTGCGCGTGGCGGCCCGGGCGGCCAAGGCGGGCCTGCTGGTGACGCCGTCGGACATCTTCGGCGAGCAGACCCCCGCGCGACTGGCCGCCGTGGCGCGGGCCGTCCCGGCCGAAGAGCTCGCCGACGGCCCCCTGATCGACCTGACCGCGGAGGACGCGGCGGAACTGGCGATCGCCGTCCCGGACGCCGTGGAGGTCTGGCCGCTGGCGCCGCTCCAGGCGGGGCTGCTGTTCCAGACGACCCTCGACGACCAGGGTCCCGATATCTACCAGACACAGTGGATCGTCGAGCTGACCGGACCGCTGGACGTCGTCCGGCTGCGGGCCGTGTGGGAATCGGTTTTCGCGCGGCACGACGAACTCCGGCTGACCTTCCACCGGCTCGCGTCGGGCAAGGCGGTGCAGGCCGTCGCCGGCCACATCGTCCTGCCGTGGCGCGAAGTCGATCTCACCGACACGAGCGACATCGACGAGGCCGTCAAGGCCCTGTCCGCGGAAGAGCAGCGCGAGCGGTTCGACCTCGCCAAGGCGCCGCTGTTCCGGTTGGTGCTGATCCGCGTCGCGCAGGACCGGCATCGCCTGCTGGTGGTCAATCACCACATCCTGACCGACGGCTGGTCGGTGGCGGTCATCCTCAACGAGGTCTCCGAGGCCTATACCTCGGGAGGACACTTCCCGGACCGGACGGGGGCGGCGTCCTATCGGGACTACCTGGCCTGGCTCGACCGGCAGGACAAGGAAGCGGCGCGCGCGGCCTGGCAGGCGGAACTGTCGGACATCGACGTGCCCGCGCTGGTCGCCAAGTCGGACACCGGGACGGGCTACGACTACCGCGTCACCCATCTTTCGCCGGAGCTGCACACCCGGCTGACCGGGTTCGCCCGCGATCACGGGCTGACGCTGAACACGGTGGTGCAGGGCGCGTGGGCGCTCGTGCTGGCGCGGCTCGCGCGGCGGACCGACGTGGTGTTCGGCACCACGGTCGCCTGCCGTCCCGCGGAACTCCCGGGTGTGGAGTCGATGCCGGGGCTCATGATGAACACGATCCCGGTTCGCGTGTCGCTCGACGGCGGGCAGCCGGTGGTGGACCTGCTCACCGAGCTGCAGCGCCGTCAGGTGGCCTTGATGCCGCATCAGCACTTGGGGCTGACGGAGATCCAGAAGACGGCCGGGCCCGGCGCGATGTTCGACACGCTGCTGGTGTTCGAGAACTACCCGCGGGACTTCGCCGACCAGTTCACGTATCTGGGCACTGTCGAGGGAACGCACTACCCGGTGACAGTCGGTGTGATCCCGGGAGAGCGGTTCAGGATCCAGCTCGCCTACTGGCGCGGGCAGATCGACGAGGCCGTCGCCGATGCGCTGCTGGACTGGTTCGTCGGTGCCCTCGGCTCGGTGGCCGACGTTCCGTCCGGGCTGGTCGGCCGGGCCGACATGGGCGAGATCCCGTTGCCTCCCTGGAAGCCCGCGCTGGTGGCGGGGGAACCGCTGCCGTCGTTGATCGGGCGGATGGCGGCGGAGCGGCCGGACGCGGTGGCGGTCGCGGACGGCGCCGGTGACCTGACGTACGCGGAATTGTGGGACCGGGCGGAGAAGTTCGGGGCCTTCCTGCGGGCTCGCGGGGTCGAGCGGGAGCGTCGCGTCGGGCTGGTGGTGGGCCGGTCCGCGTGGTGGCTGATCGGGATGCTGGGGGTCTCCCTGGCGGGCGGCGTGTTCGTCCCGGTGGATCCCGCGTATCCGGCCGAGCGGGTGAAGCTGATCTTCGGCAGCGCCGATCCGATGCTGGTGGTGTGCCAGGGAAAGACCCGCGACGCGGTGCCGGAGGAGTTCTCGGACCGGATCGTGGTGCTCGACGAACTGGATCTGGCCGGTGCCCCGGACGCGGTACTGCCGCGCGTGGGAATGCGTGACGCGGCCTACGTGATCTACACGTCGGGTTCGACGGGAACGCCGAAGGGCGTCGTCGTCACGTACTCGGGCTTGGGCAATCTGGCGCTGGCGCATATCGAACGGCTCGCCGTGAAGCCGTCGTCGCGGGTCCTGCAGTTCGCGGCGCTCGGCTTCGACACCATCGTGTCCGAGGTGATGATGGCGCTGCTTTCGGGCGCGACGCTGGTGATGCCGCCGGACGAGGACCTGCCGCCGCACGCTTCGCTGACCGACACGCTGGAACGGTGGGACATCACGCATGTGAAGGCCCCGCCGTCGGTGCTGGCCACCGTGGACGCGGTGCCGGACCGGCTGGAGACGGTGACCGCGGCGGGCGAACTCTGCCCGCCGGGACTGGTGGACCGCCTGTCGGCGGGCCGCCGGATGATCAACGCCTACGGGCCGACCGAGACCACGATCTGCGCGACGGTGAGCTTCCCGCTGGCACCGGGCGGGGAGGTGATCCCGTTCGGGGGACCGATCGCCGGGGTCCGCGGTTATCTGCTGGACGCGTTCCTGCGGCCGTTGCCGCACGGGATCACGGGTGAGCTGTACCTGGCCGGGATCGGGGTGGCGCGCGGGTATCTCGGCCGTTCGGCGCTGACGTCCGAGCGGTTCGTCGCCGATCCCTTCGTCCCGGGCGAGCGGATGTACCGGACGGGCGATCTGGCGTACTGGACCGACGACGGCGAGCTGGTCTCCGCCGGCCGGGCCGACGACCAGGTCAAGATCCGCGGGTTCCGGGTCGAACCCCGCGAGATCGAGTTCGCCCTGTCCAGCCGTCCCGAGGTCACCCAGGCCACGGTGACCGTCCGCGAAGGCCGTTTGGTGGCCTATGTTTCGCCGGGCGACGTCGATCCGGAGGCGCTGCGGAAGGAACTCGCGGCCCGGATGCCCGCGTACATGGTGCCCGCGGCGGTGATGGCGCTGGACGTCCTGCCGCTGACGCCGCACGGGAAGATCGACCGGAAGGCGTTGCCCGAACCGGACTTCTCCTCGAAGACGGTCGGCAGGGAGCCGTCGACCGAGACCGAACGAGTCCTTTGTGGAGTGTTCGCCGAGGTGCTCGGGCTGGCGCGGGTCGGAGTCGAGGACAGCTTCTTCGAGTTGGGCGGCGACTCGATTTCGTCCATGCAGGTCGCTTCCCGCGCGCGTCGCGACGGGATCTCGCTGACCCCGCGGCAGGTGTTCGAGCACCGGACCCCCGAGCGGCTCGCGCAGCTGGTGGCGGAAACACCTGTGCCGCAGGAGGATCGTCCCGCGATCGAGGACGGCACGGGCGAGGTCGTGCTGACGCCGGTGATGCGGTTGTTCGGGGACGGGGTCGCGGGAGCGAAGTTCGCGCAGTGGGTCGTGCTGGGCGCGCCCGCGGATCTCACGGAAGAGACGCTGGCCGCGGGGCTGGCCGCGGTGCTGGACACCCACGACATGCTGCGGGCGCGGGTCGTCGACGGCCGGCGTCTGGTGGTCGGTGAGCGCGGCTCGGTGGCCGCGTCAGGGGTGGTCGCGCGGGTGGTGGCGGAGGGCGGCTCGCTGGACGAGGTCGCGGCGGACGCGGCACGCGAAGCTGTCGGCAGGCTGGATCCCGTCGCGGGGGTGATGGTCCAAGCGGTGTGGTTGGACGCCGGGCCGGAGCGCGTGGGACGGCTGGTCGTGGTGGCGCATCACCTCGTGGTCGACGGGGTCTCGTGGCGCGTTCTGGCGTCGGACCTCCGAGCGGCGTGCGAGGCCGTGGCCGCGGGGCGGAAGCCGTCGCTCGAACCGGTGGGAGTGTCGTTCCGCCGGTGGGCGGGTCTGCTGGAGGAGTGGGCCGTCTCCGCCGAGCGGGTCGCGGAACTGCCTGTGTGGCAAGCGATTCTGGGGCAAGAGCGGCAGCCGGAGCGGGCTCCGGCGGGGACGGTGCGTTCCCGGTCCTGGGTGGTTCCGTCGGACGAGACCTCGGTTCTGGTGGGGCGGGCTCCGGTGGTGTTCCACTGCGGGGTGCACGAGGTCCTGCTGGCCGGACTGGCGGGAGCGGTGGCCCGGTGGCGTGCCGCGGACACCGTGCTGGTGGACGTGGAAGGCCATGGCCGCCATCCCGTCGAGGGAATGGACCTGTCCAGGACGGTGGGCTGGTTCACCAGTTCGCATCCGGTCCGGCTGGAGGTGGCCGGGATCGACCTCGACGGGGTGCTGGCCGGCGACGTGGCGGCCGGGACGTTGCTCAAGGTGGTCAAGGAACAGTCGCGGGCGGTGCCCGGCGACGGGCTCGGCCATGGATTGTTGCGGTACCTCAACCGTGAAACGGAACCGGTGCTGGCGGCCTCGCCGTCGGCGCGGATCGGGTTCAACTACCTCGGCCGGTTCGTCGCCGGTGACGAGAGCGACGTGCGGGCGTGGCAGCAGGCGGGCGAGATCGGCGGTTCGATGGACCCGGGCACGCGGCTGCCGCACGGCCTGGACGTCAACGCGATCGTCCAGGATCTGCCGGACGGTCCGGAATTGATACTCATGCTGGAATGGTCGGACGACTCGTTCGACGAGGCCGCGATCGAACGACTGGTCCAGGAATTGCTGGCCGTGTTGTCCGGGCTGGCCTCTCAAGCGGATGATCCCGCCGCGGGCGGGCACACCGCGTCCGATTTCGGCCTGCTCGAATTGGATCAGGACGAGATCGAGGGCTTCGAAGCACTAGCAGCGGAACTCAGCGAAGGCCGGGCATCGTGA